AGCCTGCTCCCGATCCGCGCCGGGAAACTTCCAGTCGGCAACCAGCCGCGCTTCGAGCTCAAAGCCGGTGTATTCGTCCGGGCGCTCGAGTTGAATGTTGCGTTCGACCAGCTCTCCCCATTCCGGCACGGTCGCGGGTTTCGGCAGGTCGGCGAGGGGATCGACGGAAGAAACGAGAGGGGGCGTTCCGGCCTTTGTCCCCGGATCGGGGCGCAGAAGGAGCCAGGTGAGCGCGCTCGAGGCGATCACGAGTGACACGGAAAACAGGGTCAATCCCGCGAGGCTCATTCGCACGGCCGCAGCCGCGCGAGGACGTCGGGAGGATCTCCGGTCAGAGATGGGAGGGATGGGGGGCATGATGACTGCAGGGTCTAACCCCGCAGGACGCGAGAAAGCGCCATTTTTTGGCAGATTCGTGCGAATTATTTGGAAAATTATTAATGGCCGCGCCGAAATTGTGAAAATGGGGGCTGGCGTCTTTCCCGGAGAGACATTTCCTTGAGCGCATGAGCACCTCCGAGAATTCCGGCGAGTATCGTTCCATGAAACCCGGCGAGATCAGCTGGCAGGAGCTCATCACGAGCGATTCGGCTGCGGCGATCGCCTACTACACGAAGCTCTTCGGCTGGACGACGCAGCCCTTCCGCGATGGCTACACGATGTTCGTGCAGGATGGCGTCCCATTCGGCGGTGTGATGGAGGCGCCGGTCGCCGAGATTCCCACGCATTGGAAGACCTACGTGATCGTCGAGAATCTCGACGCCTCGATCGCGCAGGCCACGGAACTCGGCGGCACGCTTTGCTGGGGGCCGGAGGAGATCCCCGACGTCGGTCGCATCGCCATCGTGCAGGATCCCACCGGCGCGGTGATCGGGTTGCACCAGCAGCCGTAAGGCGTAGTCTTCTTACGCCCGGCGTTCCTTGATCGCGGCGACGATGTCGGCGATGGCTTCGGCCTTCGGCTTCGCGCCGACGTTGCCTTTGCCGTGAAGGCGGATGCTCACGGCGCCGGCCTCGAGGTCGCGGTTGCCGATCACCAGCATCGTGTGGACCTTGGTTTTTTCGGCGTTCGCGATCTTGGCCTTGATCGGGTCGGTGCCGAGGTCCATGTCGGCGCGGACTTCGTTCGCGCGCAGTTCGCGGTGGATCGCCTTCGCGTAGGTCGTGAGGGCTTCGTCGTCGCCGATGGTGATGACGCGGACCTGGTCGGGCGCGAGCCAGAGCGGGAAATTGCCGGCGTAGTGCTCGATGAGGAAGCCGATGAAGCGCTCGTGCGTGCCGAGCGGGGCGCGGTGGATGCAGAGCGGGGTCTTTTCGGCGTTGTCGCGGTCGCGATAGACGAGGCCGAACTTGCGCGGGACGGCGAAGTCGACCTGGTTCGTGGCGATGGTGAATTCGCGGCCGATGGCGCTCCAGACCTGGACGTCGATCTTCGGGCCATAGAAGGCGGCTTCGTTCGGCACCTCGACGTAGTTGATGCCGCTCTCGATGAGGACGCGGCGCACCATGTCCTCGGTCTTTTTCCAGAGCTCGGGCTCGTCGACGAATTTCTGGCCGAGCTTGGCGGGGTCGTGCGTGCTGAAGCGCATCTGGTATTTGCCGAGGCCGAAGATGGCGAAGTATTTGAGATACATCTCGTTCACGGCGCGGAACTCCTCGGCGAACTGCTCCTCGGTGCAGTAGATGTGCGCGTCGTTCATGTTGAGCGAACGCACGCGCATGAGGCCGAAGAGCTCGCCGCTCTGCTCGTAACGGTAGCAGCAGCCGTATTCCGCAAGGCGCAACGGCAGGTCGCGATAACTGTGCGGTTCCGCCGCAAAGATGCGGTGGTGATGCGGGCAGTTCATCGCCTTGAGGTAGTAGCGATCAGGGCGGCTGAGAGCATTTAACGCTTTCTGAATAGACTCCCCTTGGTCGACAACCTTCTGCAGATAGTCCGGAACAATTCCACCCGACTGCGCGATTTGTTTCTTTACCGACTGCGCAGTGAACTCCTTTGGAAGGATAAACGAGAATTCAGCGGACGCACGATCACACGCGTCTCCGAAAGGTTGGGTGAGATCATGCAGTTTCTCTTCAAGCTGGCGACGCTCCACGTCGTCTTCATCGAGAGTCATCGCCGGGAACATCGATTCCGCGTAATACGGTAGGTGGCCGCTCGTGCGATACATCTTCTCCCGCGCAAGGTGCGGGGTGCGGACGCGGACGTAGCCGGCGGCGAATTCGGTTTCCTTCGCGAGCTTCTCCAGCTCCTCGACGATGGCGGTGCCTTTCGGCAGCCAGAGCGGGAGGCCGGGGCCGACGAACTCAGGATCCATCGCGAAGAGGCCCATTTCCTGGCCGATCCGGCGGTGGTCGCGCTTCTTCGCCTCCTCGAGCATGGCGAAGTATTCGTCCATCGCGGTCTTGTTCTTGAACGCGGTGCCGTAGATGCGCTGGAGCTGGGGGTTCTTTTCGTCGCCGAGGTAGTAGGCGCTGGCGACGTGGGTCAATTTGAAGGCGCCGATGTTGCCGGTGCGCATGACGTGCGGGCCGGCGCAGAGGTCGGTGAAGTCGCCGTTGCGGTAGATGGTGATGGCCTCGCCCTCGGGGATGCGCTGGAGGATATCGAGTTTGAATTTACTGGGCTCGGGGCGGGCGCCGAGGGCGGCGAGCCGGCCTTCCTGCGCCATGGCGATGGCCTCGTCGCGGGTGACCTCGACGCGCTCGAAGACGTTGTTGGCCTTCGTCTCCTTCTTCATCTCGGCCTCGATGCGCTCGAAGTCCTCGGGCGTGATGCGGTGGGGCAGCTCGACGTCGTAGTAGAAGCCCTGCTCGACGGGCGGGCCGGCGGCGAATTGGGCCTCGGGCCAGATGCGCAGGATGGCGGTGGCGAGGACGTGCGCGCTGGAGTGGCGGAGGCGTTCGAGTTCGGTCATGGCGAAAGGGAGGGAAAGTTAAACCACCAAGGCACGAAGGACACCAAGAAATGCGAAAGGGGGAGGAGAGGGGATTTCCTCCCTTGGTGCCTTGGGAGTGGAATGTCGCCTTACGGCTCGGGATTGGTGCGGATGAAATTGGCGAACCAGTATCCCGTTGGCTCCATCTGGCGTTCCTTCGTTTTCGGGTTCACGTGGGTGAGGCCGAAGTTTGCGGCGTAGCCTTCGGCCCATTCGTAGTTGTCGCTGAGGGTCCACGGGAAGTAGCCGCGGATGTCGACGCCATCGTTGAGGGCGCGGCGCATCTGGTTGACGTGCTCGCGGTAGTAGCGGATTTTCTTCTGCTCGCTCTGGGTGCCGATGCCGTTCTCGGTGATGACGATGGGTTTGCCGTAGCGTTTCTGCACGGCGCGCATGACCGCGTAGAGGCCCTCGGGATCGACCTCCCAGCCATTCTGCGTGTAGTTCGACGAGAGCTCGCCCTGCGGCCGGGCGATGAAGCGCACGACGGAGGCGTCCTGCGAGTAGTAGTAGTTCACGCCGATGATGTCGGTGACGTCGGCGACCTTGTCGAGGTGGTCGAAGTTCTGCCGCTGCATCATGTTGTAGACGAAGCCGGTGGGGTCGCCGAGGTAGTTCCGCCGCCAGTTCGGGATCGAGTAGATGCCCATGACGATGGCGTCGGGGCGCTTCTCGCGAATGATCGTCGCGGCCTCGCGATACATGGCGACGGCGGCTTTCGTGGCTTTCTTGAGCGACCACGGGGTCAGCAGCAGGCCGGGGGGCCAGTGGCCGCCAAAGTAGCCGATGTAGAGGTCGCCGTTCGGCTCGTTCTGCGGGACGTAGATGCGGACGACAGGCGCGAGAGCGGTGACCATGCGGGTGACGTAGTCTTTCCACGCGGCCTCGATGCCGGGGTAGAGGAAGTCGGAGCGGCGCGGGCGCTTCGGATCGTAGACCCACGAGGGGAAGGTGAAGTGCCAGAGGGTGACGATGGGCTCGATGCCGGCGGCCTTGAGCTTGCGGGCCATGGCGACGTATTGACGGATGGCGGCTTCGTTGAAGACGCCGGGCCGGGGCTCGACGCGCCCCCATTCGATGCCGAAGCGGTAGTGGTTCACGCCGAGTTTCTTCAGCGCCTCGACGTCCTTGTCGAAATGCGTCCACGAGAACGTGGCGTCCTCGCCGCGCGGCGGGATGTGGCCTTCCTCGGCGAAGACGTCCCAG
The window above is part of the Chthoniobacterales bacterium genome. Proteins encoded here:
- a CDS encoding VOC family protein yields the protein MSTSENSGEYRSMKPGEISWQELITSDSAAAIAYYTKLFGWTTQPFRDGYTMFVQDGVPFGGVMEAPVAEIPTHWKTYVIVENLDASIAQATELGGTLCWGPEEIPDVGRIAIVQDPTGAVIGLHQQP
- a CDS encoding threonine--tRNA ligase; its protein translation is MTELERLRHSSAHVLATAILRIWPEAQFAAGPPVEQGFYYDVELPHRITPEDFERIEAEMKKETKANNVFERVEVTRDEAIAMAQEGRLAALGARPEPSKFKLDILQRIPEGEAITIYRNGDFTDLCAGPHVMRTGNIGAFKLTHVASAYYLGDEKNPQLQRIYGTAFKNKTAMDEYFAMLEEAKKRDHRRIGQEMGLFAMDPEFVGPGLPLWLPKGTAIVEELEKLAKETEFAAGYVRVRTPHLAREKMYRTSGHLPYYAESMFPAMTLDEDDVERRQLEEKLHDLTQPFGDACDRASAEFSFILPKEFTAQSVKKQIAQSGGIVPDYLQKVVDQGESIQKALNALSRPDRYYLKAMNCPHHHRIFAAEPHSYRDLPLRLAEYGCCYRYEQSGELFGLMRVRSLNMNDAHIYCTEEQFAEEFRAVNEMYLKYFAIFGLGKYQMRFSTHDPAKLGQKFVDEPELWKKTEDMVRRVLIESGINYVEVPNEAAFYGPKIDVQVWSAIGREFTIATNQVDFAVPRKFGLVYRDRDNAEKTPLCIHRAPLGTHERFIGFLIEHYAGNFPLWLAPDQVRVITIGDDEALTTYAKAIHRELRANEVRADMDLGTDPIKAKIANAEKTKVHTMLVIGNRDLEAGAVSIRLHGKGNVGAKPKAEAIADIVAAIKERRA
- a CDS encoding family 1 glycosylhydrolase, with product MIIPRHLLATAGALLALAGCVTPPAPYKKPAGPAPTVKTGKFWWGTSTASFQNEDRGVPKDSPNYFQTDWDVFAEEGHIPPRGEDATFSWTHFDKDVEALKKLGVNHYRFGIEWGRVEPRPGVFNEAAIRQYVAMARKLKAAGIEPIVTLWHFTFPSWVYDPKRPRRSDFLYPGIEAAWKDYVTRMVTALAPVVRIYVPQNEPNGDLYIGYFGGHWPPGLLLTPWSLKKATKAAVAMYREAATIIREKRPDAIVMGIYSIPNWRRNYLGDPTGFVYNMMQRQNFDHLDKVADVTDIIGVNYYYSQDASVVRFIARPQGELSSNYTQNGWEVDPEGLYAVMRAVQKRYGKPIVITENGIGTQSEQKKIRYYREHVNQMRRALNDGVDIRGYFPWTLSDNYEWAEGYAANFGLTHVNPKTKERQMEPTGYWFANFIRTNPEP